One part of the Sorangiineae bacterium MSr11954 genome encodes these proteins:
- a CDS encoding cysteine synthase family protein, which yields MTYEHAFEADEPAIPSIPHLLESVGHTPLVRLENLTTRSEGRLLAKLESANPGGSLKDRAAWHIIRDAEARGLLRRGATIIESSSGNFGIALAMIGAARGYRVIAIVDPKITPTNLALFAAFGAEVVVIEEKDDSGSYHKTRIAYANRLHREIPGSFRPDQCFNPLNSEAHYQSTAPELLADLGPSLSTVVCTVSTGGQLGGISRYLRRYAPHVKVVGVDVDGSTVFGGEAHGYLTPGVGLSWTPDNLDDLSAVNEVYIVSDEDAFVACRTLVRTEGLLAGVSTGAALLVAFRLAIASRPRDHVVFLASDRGERYLQTAFDERWLKEHGMSTEISLEGLRRRAARLRPLSTDPKSECANYRYELAEQLDSPTARRRPKRLG from the coding sequence ATGACTTATGAGCATGCCTTTGAGGCCGACGAGCCCGCAATCCCTAGTATCCCGCATTTGCTGGAATCGGTCGGCCACACCCCGCTGGTCCGCCTCGAGAACCTGACGACGCGGAGCGAGGGACGTCTGCTGGCGAAGCTCGAATCCGCGAACCCCGGCGGGAGCCTGAAGGATAGAGCCGCCTGGCACATCATCCGCGACGCCGAAGCGCGCGGGCTGCTCCGGCGCGGGGCGACGATCATCGAGTCGTCGTCCGGCAACTTCGGCATCGCGCTCGCCATGATCGGCGCGGCCCGCGGCTACCGGGTGATCGCCATCGTCGATCCGAAGATCACGCCGACGAACCTCGCGCTGTTCGCCGCGTTCGGCGCCGAGGTCGTCGTGATCGAAGAGAAAGACGACAGCGGCTCGTACCACAAAACGCGCATCGCCTACGCGAACCGATTGCACCGCGAAATCCCCGGCTCGTTCCGGCCGGATCAGTGCTTCAATCCGCTCAACAGCGAAGCGCATTACCAATCCACGGCGCCCGAGCTCCTCGCCGATTTGGGGCCGAGCCTGTCCACGGTGGTGTGCACGGTCAGCACCGGCGGGCAGCTCGGCGGCATCTCGCGGTACCTGCGGCGCTACGCGCCCCACGTCAAAGTCGTCGGCGTCGACGTGGATGGCTCCACCGTATTTGGCGGCGAAGCGCACGGCTACCTGACGCCCGGGGTCGGGTTGAGTTGGACCCCCGACAACCTCGACGATCTCTCCGCCGTCAACGAGGTGTACATCGTATCCGACGAAGACGCCTTCGTGGCGTGCCGCACCTTGGTGCGCACCGAGGGTTTGCTGGCCGGTGTCTCCACCGGCGCTGCGCTCTTGGTGGCGTTTCGATTGGCCATCGCCAGCCGGCCCAGGGACCATGTCGTGTTTCTCGCGTCCGATCGTGGAGAGCGTTATTTGCAAACGGCGTTCGACGAGCGATGGCTCAAGGAGCACGGCATGAGCACCGAGATATCGCTCGAGGGGCTCCGCCGTCGCGCCGCGCGATTGAGGCCCCTGTCGACCGATCCCAAGTCCGAGTGCGCGAATTACCGTTACGAGCTCGCCGAGCAGCTCGATTCGCCGACCGCGCGGCGCCGTCCGAAGAGGCTGGGGTAA